A DNA window from Candidatus Roseilinea sp. contains the following coding sequences:
- the lutB gene encoding lactate utilization protein B — MSRTDQFSRSVTVALSDIQLQTALDRGTTRGVNARIAAMGETTDADALRRQARLAREHALNHLPDLLEQLERNVIANGGHVLWARDAAELNQAILDLCRKHGVRRVTKGKSMVTEESELNHALEAHGVEVTESDLGEYIIQLAGETPSHIVFPMLHKTKEATAQLLHDKLGMPMTDRPEEMTRFVRGVMRRKYLEADMGISGVNFAIAETGTIATVENEGNNRLSTSAPRVHVAVMGVEKVIATWEDYAILVQLLARSATGQRLSVYNNLMSGPRRPDEPDGPEEFYLIIMDNGRSRILGSEYAESLACIRCGACLNACPVYQNIGGHAYGWVYPGPIGSIVSPLLLGPTHAPKLPYASSLCGACQAACPVAINIPDMLLKLRRDLVQAGDATLAWRASMRLWRQAMLSPTLYRSGGWLARLATQMLANADGKIESLPPPLKAWTDSRDFPAFAKQPFRERLKQRRRSQARPGVSG, encoded by the coding sequence ATGTCGAGGACAGATCAATTCTCCCGGTCCGTCACCGTCGCCCTGAGCGATATTCAACTGCAAACGGCGCTGGACCGCGGCACCACGCGCGGGGTGAACGCCCGCATCGCGGCCATGGGCGAAACCACCGACGCCGACGCGCTCCGCCGCCAGGCGCGACTGGCCCGCGAACACGCCCTGAACCATCTGCCCGACCTGCTCGAGCAGCTTGAGCGGAATGTGATCGCCAACGGCGGTCACGTGCTGTGGGCGCGCGACGCCGCCGAACTGAACCAGGCCATCCTCGACCTCTGCCGAAAGCACGGCGTCCGGCGTGTGACCAAGGGCAAGAGCATGGTCACCGAAGAAAGTGAATTGAACCACGCACTGGAAGCGCACGGCGTCGAAGTGACGGAGAGTGACCTGGGCGAGTACATCATTCAACTCGCCGGCGAAACACCCAGCCATATCGTCTTCCCCATGCTGCACAAGACCAAGGAGGCAACCGCGCAGCTCCTGCACGACAAGCTGGGTATGCCGATGACCGACCGGCCGGAGGAGATGACGCGCTTCGTGCGCGGCGTGATGCGGCGGAAGTATCTCGAAGCCGATATGGGCATCAGCGGCGTCAACTTCGCCATCGCCGAGACCGGCACGATCGCCACGGTCGAGAACGAAGGCAACAACCGCCTCTCCACCAGCGCGCCACGGGTGCACGTCGCCGTGATGGGCGTCGAAAAGGTGATCGCCACCTGGGAGGACTACGCTATCCTGGTGCAACTGCTCGCCCGCAGCGCCACCGGTCAGCGTTTGTCGGTCTACAACAACCTGATGAGCGGCCCGCGCCGACCGGACGAGCCGGACGGGCCCGAGGAGTTCTACCTGATCATCATGGACAACGGCCGCTCGCGCATCCTGGGCAGCGAATACGCCGAGAGCCTGGCGTGCATTCGCTGCGGCGCCTGTTTGAACGCCTGCCCGGTCTATCAGAACATCGGCGGACATGCCTACGGCTGGGTGTACCCCGGGCCGATCGGCTCGATCGTCTCGCCGTTGCTGCTCGGCCCCACCCACGCGCCCAAGCTGCCCTATGCCAGCAGCCTGTGCGGCGCGTGTCAGGCCGCCTGCCCGGTGGCGATCAACATCCCCGACATGCTGCTCAAGCTGCGGCGCGACTTGGTGCAAGCCGGCGATGCGACGCTTGCCTGGCGCGCGAGCATGCGCCTGTGGCGGCAGGCGATGCTATCGCCGACGCTGTATCGCAGCGGAGGCTGGCTAGCCCGCCTCGCTACGCAGATGCTGGCCAACGCCGATGGCAAGATCGAGTCGCTGCCGCCTCCGCTGAAGGCTTGGACGGACAGCCGGGACTTCCCGGCGTTTGCCAAACAACCCTTCCGCGAGCGGTTGAAGCAGCGCAGGCGCAGCCAAGCAAGGCCAGGCGTCAGCGGATAG
- a CDS encoding DNA ligase-associated DEXH box helicase has translation MSDLLRLTDDGLYCEAGDFWIDPWRPVRRAVITHAHADHARPGSKAYLTSSEGRHVLRLRLGPDALIEAVPYGQPVFMNGVRVSLHPAGHILGSAQIRVEHKGEVWVVTGDYKTTPDPTCAPFELVRCHVFVSECTFGLPIYHWPDPRTVFAQIHAWWQANAAAGRASVIYGYALGKAQRILAGVDASAGPVLTHGAVERVNAAYRESGVALPATEYVGGVADRARYRQALIIAPPSAHGAPWVRRFGDCATAIASGWMQVRGMRRRRAVDRGFVLSDHVDWDELMRTIEATGAARVLLTHGYTAVVARYLQERGLQADVLSTRFVGDADDIDAIADKA, from the coding sequence ATGTCCGACCTCCTGCGACTCACCGATGATGGCCTGTATTGTGAAGCGGGCGACTTTTGGATTGACCCGTGGCGACCCGTGCGCCGGGCGGTGATTACCCATGCCCATGCCGACCATGCCCGCCCGGGCAGCAAGGCATATCTGACCAGCAGCGAAGGCCGCCACGTGTTGCGCTTACGCCTCGGCCCCGATGCCCTCATCGAAGCGGTGCCCTACGGTCAACCTGTCTTCATGAACGGCGTTCGCGTGAGCCTGCACCCGGCCGGGCACATTCTGGGGTCGGCGCAGATTCGCGTTGAGCACAAGGGCGAGGTATGGGTGGTTACCGGCGACTACAAGACGACCCCAGATCCAACTTGCGCCCCGTTCGAGTTGGTGCGATGTCACGTCTTCGTCAGCGAATGCACCTTCGGCTTGCCGATCTACCACTGGCCTGATCCGCGGACGGTCTTTGCGCAGATTCACGCGTGGTGGCAAGCGAACGCGGCCGCCGGTCGCGCCAGCGTGATCTACGGTTACGCGCTGGGCAAGGCGCAGCGCATCTTGGCCGGCGTGGATGCATCGGCCGGCCCTGTGCTCACGCATGGCGCGGTGGAACGCGTGAACGCGGCCTACCGTGAATCAGGCGTTGCCCTGCCGGCCACCGAATACGTGGGTGGGGTGGCCGATAGGGCGCGCTATCGCCAAGCGCTCATCATCGCGCCGCCGTCGGCCCACGGCGCGCCCTGGGTGCGCAGGTTCGGCGATTGCGCCACGGCGATCGCCAGCGGCTGGATGCAAGTGCGGGGCATGCGCCGGCGAAGGGCGGTGGATCGCGGCTTTGTATTGTCCGATCATGTGGATTGGGACGAACTGATGCGGACGATCGAAGCGACCGGCGCCGCGCGTGTGCTTTTGACGCATGGCTACACGGCCGTCGTCGCCCGATACCTTCAGGAACGCGGTTTGCAAGCCGATGTGTTGTCCACGCGGTTTGTCGGTGACGCAGATGACATTGACGCGATAGCCGACAAAGCGTGA
- the dnlI gene encoding ATP-dependent DNA ligase gives MRSRMILAQAAVQDFALLYAELDATNKTNEKVAAMVRYLRSAPPADAAWAIYFLIGRRPRQAISTTHLRAWAAEAAGIADWLFEECYAAVGDLAETMALLDVRASSSASHSLSEWVEGVLLPLREMDEPDKKRAVLRAWASLDSRERLVWNKLITGAFRVGVSQKLVVRALAEVSGVDEATLSHRLMGEWQPSADFFAQLIAPETADADISRPYPFCLAYALESKLPTDARGRLFDADPVAFAESLQAALGDLSDWQVEWKWDGIRAQLIRRRGQTFLWSRGEELITARFPEIAAIGAALPDGVVLDGEILPFKDGRVLPFGRLQTRIGRKTLTKKILAEAPVVLFAYDLLELDGQDVRGRPLRWRRAQLAQLVEACHLPTLKLSPIVAAESWEALGRRQQCSRAHDAEGLMLKRLDSSYGVGRIVGDWWKWKVAPYTADAVLIYAQAGHGRRAGLFTDYTFAVWDGDPRNGGRLVPFAKAYSGLTDAEMRRVDAFIRANTLEKFGPVRTVKPQLVFELGFEGIQRSARHKSGVAVRFPRILRLRDDKRIEDADTLEAIRALLPIEPEA, from the coding sequence ATGCGCTCGCGTATGATCCTTGCCCAGGCAGCCGTGCAAGACTTCGCTTTGCTCTACGCCGAATTGGACGCGACCAACAAGACCAACGAGAAGGTCGCGGCGATGGTGCGCTATCTGCGCAGCGCGCCCCCGGCCGATGCTGCCTGGGCGATTTACTTCCTCATCGGCCGCCGGCCCCGTCAGGCCATCTCCACGACCCACCTGCGCGCCTGGGCGGCCGAAGCCGCCGGCATCGCCGATTGGCTGTTCGAGGAGTGCTATGCCGCTGTGGGGGACCTCGCCGAGACCATGGCGCTGCTCGACGTGCGCGCGTCGAGCAGCGCCTCACATTCGCTGAGCGAATGGGTCGAGGGCGTGCTGTTGCCCTTGCGAGAGATGGATGAGCCGGATAAAAAGCGCGCCGTGCTTCGCGCTTGGGCCTCGCTCGATTCCCGCGAGCGCTTGGTTTGGAACAAGCTGATCACCGGCGCCTTTCGCGTGGGCGTCTCGCAAAAGCTCGTTGTGCGCGCGCTGGCCGAGGTGAGCGGAGTGGATGAGGCGACTTTGTCGCACCGCCTGATGGGCGAGTGGCAACCTAGCGCCGACTTCTTCGCGCAGCTCATCGCGCCCGAGACGGCTGATGCCGACATCAGCCGCCCGTATCCATTCTGCCTGGCCTATGCGCTGGAGAGCAAACTTCCCACCGACGCGCGCGGACGCTTGTTCGACGCCGATCCGGTCGCCTTTGCCGAGTCGTTGCAGGCCGCGCTGGGCGACCTATCGGATTGGCAAGTGGAGTGGAAATGGGACGGCATCCGCGCTCAGCTTATCCGCCGGCGCGGACAGACCTTCCTCTGGTCGCGCGGCGAAGAGCTGATCACCGCGCGCTTCCCGGAGATCGCCGCAATCGGCGCGGCGCTGCCGGATGGCGTTGTGCTCGATGGAGAGATTCTGCCGTTCAAGGATGGGCGCGTCTTGCCGTTTGGCCGTCTGCAAACCCGCATCGGGCGCAAGACGCTCACCAAGAAGATCCTGGCCGAGGCGCCGGTTGTCCTATTCGCCTACGATTTGCTGGAGCTGGACGGTCAGGATGTGCGCGGCCGGCCGTTGCGCTGGCGTCGCGCACAGTTGGCACAGTTGGTGGAAGCATGTCACTTGCCCACGCTGAAACTCTCGCCGATTGTGGCCGCCGAGTCCTGGGAAGCGCTAGGGCGGCGTCAGCAGTGCAGCCGCGCGCACGACGCCGAGGGGCTGATGCTCAAGCGGCTGGACAGCAGCTATGGGGTGGGGCGCATCGTCGGCGACTGGTGGAAGTGGAAGGTCGCCCCCTACACGGCGGACGCCGTGTTGATTTACGCCCAGGCCGGCCACGGCCGTCGCGCCGGCCTGTTCACCGATTACACCTTCGCCGTCTGGGACGGCGACCCGCGCAACGGCGGCCGGCTGGTGCCGTTCGCCAAGGCCTATTCCGGCCTGACCGATGCCGAAATGCGCCGCGTGGATGCGTTCATCCGCGCCAACACGTTGGAGAAGTTTGGGCCGGTGCGCACCGTGAAACCTCAGCTTGTATTCGAGTTGGGCTTCGAAGGCATCCAGCGCTCCGCGCGCCACAAAAGCGGCGTCGCGGTGCGCTTCCCGCGCATCCTGCGCTTGCGCGACGACAAGCGCATCGAGGATGCCGACACCCTCGAAGCGATCCGCGCCCTGTTGCCCATCGAACCCGAAGCGTGA
- the acyP gene encoding acylphosphatase: MRLHAIVRGRVQGVNFRYYTQRKAQRLLLTGWVRNRLDGAVEVVAEGTRAQLERLLDFLHSGPPMAHVIGVEATWQPATGEFTAFEIRG, from the coding sequence ATGCGTCTCCACGCAATCGTGCGCGGCAGGGTGCAGGGCGTGAATTTTCGCTACTACACCCAGCGCAAAGCACAGCGTCTGCTCTTGACCGGCTGGGTACGTAACCGGCTAGACGGCGCCGTCGAAGTCGTCGCCGAGGGGACACGTGCACAGCTCGAACGTTTGCTCGACTTCCTGCATTCCGGCCCGCCCATGGCACACGTCATTGGTGTCGAGGCAACCTGGCAGCCGGCTACCGGCGAGTTCACCGCGTTCGAGATCAGGGGTTGA
- a CDS encoding DEAD/DEAH box helicase → MVTIIAAGEVLQLWPERAVFWPRRGTLFVADVHFGKAAAFRGAGIPVPEGGLADDLKRLSQLIAATDAARVVFLGDVLHARQGRTAAVVTGVAAWRAQYSHRQFLVVKGNHDKQAGNPPAEWQMSCTDEPFIDPPFALQHTPTKPAAHYVLAGHIHPAIRMRSRAGLREKLACFVVRPEVMILPAFGSFTGTTTIRPGPDDRIYAIAGNALIEVSR, encoded by the coding sequence ATGGTGACGATCATAGCGGCCGGCGAGGTGCTACAGCTTTGGCCGGAGCGGGCCGTTTTCTGGCCGCGGCGCGGCACGCTGTTTGTGGCGGATGTTCACTTTGGCAAGGCAGCGGCTTTTCGCGGCGCCGGCATTCCCGTGCCGGAGGGAGGGCTGGCAGACGACCTGAAGCGTTTGTCGCAGTTGATCGCGGCCACCGATGCCGCGCGCGTAGTTTTCCTGGGCGACGTGCTACATGCGCGTCAGGGGCGAACGGCTGCTGTGGTTACAGGCGTGGCAGCTTGGCGCGCGCAGTATTCGCATAGGCAGTTTTTGGTAGTTAAGGGTAACCACGACAAACAAGCAGGAAACCCACCCGCAGAATGGCAAATGAGCTGCACGGATGAACCCTTCATCGACCCACCATTCGCACTCCAACACACACCTACGAAACCCGCAGCACACTACGTGCTAGCCGGCCATATACACCCGGCGATCAGAATGCGTAGCAGGGCAGGGCTACGCGAAAAGCTCGCTTGTTTCGTCGTGAGGCCGGAAGTCATGATCCTGCCAGCTTTCGGCAGCTTCACAGGGACGACAACGATCCGGCCAGGGCCAGACGACCGCATCTACGCCATCGCCGGCAACGCGCTGATCGAAGTGTCGCGATAG
- a CDS encoding DNA ligase-associated DEXH box helicase produces the protein MAGDPEGALSAAREAALSRVESWFAAQGWQPFDFQRQAWRAYLQGRSGLIHASTGAGKTCAAWLGVLAEALAEQVGGRHEADASSSHRTRRDDAPPLRVLWVTPLRALAADTEQSLREPVEWLGLNWTVERRTGDTTTSLRAKQKARLPTALITTPESLSLMLSWPDARERFLGLRCVIVDEWHELLGTKRGAQTELALARLRCWQPNLRVWGLSATLGNLDVALQALVGMNAADAVLIRADLPKTIVIESLLPERMERFPWAGHLGLVMLPRVLETIAANATTLIFTNTRSQTEIWYQAILEARPEWAGQIALHHGSLDRAEREFVERGLKTGRLRAVVCTSSLDLGVDFSPVDCVLQVGSPKGVARLLQRAGRSGHAPGRPSRVVCVPTHALELVEFAAARDAIRRGYIEARLPLNKPLDVLAQHVVTVAAGGGFRSDELLAEVRTAYAYRNLSDDEWGWLLDFVTRGGRALNAYPEFRRVVCEDGVYRVAGDDIAQRHRLSIGTIVGEAAISVQYLKGKRLGAVEETFVSWLKAGECFLFAGKLLEFVRLQDDTAWVRRAAGKRPIVPRWMGGRMPLSTELSHILREKLDQARLGRYDDEEMAAVRPLLELQARRSKLPEPDELLIERAQTREGHHLFFFPLDGRAVNEGLAALVAYRLSRLRPISFSFAINDYGFELLSPDPMDLDAADVSRLRALFSPDDLAADLAASLNAAELARRQFREIARIAGLVFEGLPGRRKPGRQLQASSSLFYEVFSKYDPGNLLLAQAQREVLERQLEESRLMGALQRISRGRITLIDVVHPTPLAFPLMVDRLREQLSSEALLDRVRKMQAQFAEG, from the coding sequence ATGGCCGGTGATCCGGAAGGCGCATTGAGCGCAGCGCGAGAAGCCGCCCTGTCGCGCGTCGAAAGCTGGTTTGCCGCGCAAGGCTGGCAGCCGTTCGACTTTCAACGCCAGGCCTGGCGCGCTTATCTGCAAGGTCGCAGCGGCCTGATTCATGCGTCCACCGGCGCCGGCAAGACCTGTGCCGCATGGCTCGGCGTGTTGGCCGAGGCGCTGGCCGAACAGGTGGGCGGGCGCCATGAAGCCGACGCTTCATCGTCGCACCGGACGCGGCGCGATGATGCGCCTCCGCTGCGCGTGTTATGGGTCACGCCGCTGCGGGCGCTGGCGGCTGATACCGAGCAATCGCTGCGCGAGCCGGTCGAGTGGCTGGGGCTGAACTGGACGGTCGAGCGCCGAACCGGCGACACCACGACATCGCTGCGCGCCAAGCAAAAAGCGCGCTTGCCCACCGCGCTGATCACCACGCCGGAAAGCCTTTCGCTCATGCTGAGCTGGCCCGACGCGCGTGAACGCTTTCTCGGCTTGCGCTGCGTGATCGTGGATGAGTGGCACGAATTGCTCGGCACGAAACGCGGCGCGCAGACCGAACTGGCGCTGGCGCGGCTGCGCTGCTGGCAGCCGAATCTGCGCGTGTGGGGGTTGAGCGCGACCTTGGGCAACCTCGACGTGGCGTTGCAGGCGCTGGTGGGGATGAATGCAGCCGACGCCGTGCTCATCCGCGCCGACTTGCCCAAAACGATCGTCATCGAGTCGCTCTTGCCGGAGCGGATGGAACGCTTCCCCTGGGCCGGCCACCTGGGATTGGTGATGCTGCCGCGCGTGCTTGAGACGATCGCGGCCAATGCGACGACGCTTATCTTCACCAACACCCGTTCGCAGACCGAGATATGGTATCAGGCCATCCTTGAGGCGCGGCCGGAGTGGGCCGGCCAGATCGCGTTGCATCACGGATCGTTGGACAGGGCCGAACGCGAATTCGTGGAACGGGGGTTGAAGACGGGGCGGCTGCGCGCGGTTGTGTGCACGTCCTCGCTCGATCTCGGCGTGGACTTCTCGCCCGTGGATTGTGTGTTGCAGGTGGGCAGCCCCAAAGGCGTTGCGCGATTGTTGCAGCGCGCCGGCCGCAGCGGCCATGCCCCTGGCCGACCCAGCCGGGTGGTCTGCGTGCCGACCCACGCGCTGGAGCTGGTCGAATTTGCAGCCGCGCGCGATGCTATCCGCCGAGGGTATATCGAGGCGCGCCTACCGCTGAACAAGCCGTTGGATGTTTTGGCGCAGCACGTGGTCACGGTCGCAGCCGGCGGCGGCTTTCGCAGCGATGAGCTGCTCGCCGAGGTGCGCACAGCATACGCCTATCGCAACCTCAGCGATGACGAATGGGGATGGCTGCTCGACTTCGTGACGCGCGGCGGGCGCGCGTTGAACGCCTATCCGGAGTTCCGGCGCGTGGTGTGTGAGGATGGGGTGTACCGCGTGGCCGGCGACGACATCGCGCAGCGCCATCGCCTGTCCATCGGCACGATCGTGGGCGAGGCGGCCATCAGTGTGCAATACCTGAAGGGCAAGCGACTGGGCGCGGTGGAGGAGACATTCGTGAGCTGGTTGAAGGCCGGCGAATGCTTCCTGTTTGCCGGCAAGCTGTTGGAGTTCGTGCGTTTGCAAGATGACACGGCATGGGTGCGCCGCGCGGCCGGCAAGCGACCTATCGTGCCGCGCTGGATGGGCGGCCGCATGCCTCTCTCCACCGAGCTGTCGCACATACTGCGCGAAAAGCTCGATCAGGCGCGCCTGGGGCGATACGACGATGAGGAGATGGCCGCCGTGCGCCCCCTGCTGGAGCTACAAGCGCGGCGCTCCAAGTTGCCCGAGCCAGACGAATTGTTAATCGAGCGCGCTCAAACGCGCGAGGGCCATCACCTGTTCTTCTTTCCCCTCGACGGGCGAGCGGTGAATGAGGGCTTGGCAGCCTTGGTGGCTTACCGCCTATCGCGCCTGCGTCCAATTTCATTTTCGTTCGCCATTAACGACTATGGCTTCGAGCTGCTCTCGCCCGACCCTATGGACTTGGATGCGGCGGATGTTTCGCGCCTCCGCGCGCTGTTCAGCCCAGACGATCTGGCGGCCGACTTGGCTGCCAGCTTGAATGCCGCGGAGCTAGCGCGGCGGCAGTTCCGCGAGATCGCGCGCATCGCCGGCCTGGTCTTCGAGGGGTTGCCTGGCCGGCGCAAGCCGGGCCGGCAGCTCCAGGCGTCCAGCTCGCTGTTCTACGAAGTCTTCAGCAAGTATGATCCCGGCAACCTTCTCCTGGCGCAGGCGCAGCGCGAGGTGCTGGAGCGTCAGCTCGAGGAGAGCCGGCTGATGGGTGCCTTGCAGCGCATCTCGCGCGGGCGGATTACGTTGATTGATGTGGTCCATCCAACACCGCTGGCATTCCCGCTGATGGTTGATCGGTTGCGCGAGCAGCTCAGCAGCGAGGCGCTGCTCGATCGCGTGCGCAAGATGCAGGCACAGTTCGCGGAAGGATGA
- a CDS encoding xylulokinase, with protein sequence MLASPGANMLSLGLDIGTTTIAALAFDVAAMRIVAHASALNDATCTPADKRAEGWAELDLNRTFDVVLHALERVVADLGPHAGRVHTIGVTGQMHGVAFLGRDLRPVRPAITWQDHRAQDMIPEFIVRAGGEGAFANMGCLPAAGYLGPTLYWLRRRDALPDAYACCIPDAIAAMLVAQPPVSDPTMAASTGLFDILHQRWDEALLNALEMPAHLLPPVVESGARVGHLQTGLAQRLGLPDHVVVGAALGDHQASLIGSRCDVPGQLHINIGTSGQVSLVVNHFAPAMAEHGIETRPFPGRRFILTGAALCGGDALALLRRFFADALVIFGAHVPDGDTMFAAMLTAAAGIPPGADGLRLWPTFDGARHRPGSSAAFTGLRRANFTPAHVIHATIEGIADELGAFYDAMREAGFAGQSLAGAGNALRRNMLLRRAVERRFGMPLHMPPWEAEAAVGAAILAAQLNP encoded by the coding sequence ATGTTAGCGTCGCCCGGTGCCAACATGCTCTCCCTCGGCCTCGATATCGGCACGACGACCATCGCCGCCCTCGCCTTCGACGTGGCAGCGATGCGCATCGTCGCGCACGCTTCCGCATTGAACGATGCTACCTGCACGCCTGCGGATAAACGCGCCGAGGGTTGGGCCGAGCTCGACCTGAATCGCACATTCGATGTTGTTCTCCATGCGCTGGAACGGGTCGTAGCCGATCTCGGGCCACACGCCGGCCGGGTGCACACGATCGGCGTGACCGGCCAGATGCACGGCGTGGCATTTCTGGGGCGTGATCTGCGTCCCGTTCGGCCGGCAATCACTTGGCAGGATCATCGAGCGCAAGACATGATCCCTGAGTTCATCGTCCGCGCAGGTGGGGAAGGGGCATTCGCGAATATGGGCTGCCTGCCCGCTGCCGGCTATCTGGGGCCGACGCTCTATTGGCTGCGCCGGCGCGATGCCTTGCCCGACGCATACGCCTGCTGCATCCCCGATGCCATCGCTGCCATGCTGGTAGCGCAGCCGCCGGTCAGTGACCCAACGATGGCTGCCTCAACCGGCCTGTTCGACATCCTGCATCAACGATGGGACGAGGCGCTCCTGAACGCGCTCGAGATGCCGGCGCACCTACTTCCGCCGGTCGTTGAGTCCGGGGCACGGGTGGGGCACCTGCAGACCGGCCTGGCGCAGCGCCTCGGCCTGCCGGATCACGTTGTGGTCGGCGCAGCGCTGGGCGATCATCAAGCCAGCCTCATCGGCAGCCGGTGCGACGTCCCCGGCCAGCTTCATATCAACATCGGGACGAGCGGCCAGGTCTCGCTGGTCGTCAACCACTTCGCACCGGCCATGGCGGAACATGGAATCGAGACGCGCCCGTTCCCGGGGCGACGCTTCATCTTGACCGGCGCGGCATTGTGCGGCGGCGACGCGCTGGCGCTCCTGCGGCGTTTCTTCGCCGATGCGCTCGTCATCTTCGGCGCACACGTGCCGGACGGTGACACGATGTTCGCGGCGATGCTTACCGCAGCGGCCGGCATTCCCCCCGGCGCAGATGGGCTGCGCCTCTGGCCGACCTTCGACGGCGCGCGCCATCGCCCGGGGTCGAGCGCCGCGTTCACTGGCCTGCGCCGCGCCAACTTCACGCCGGCGCATGTCATCCATGCCACCATCGAGGGCATCGCAGACGAACTCGGCGCGTTCTATGACGCAATGCGCGAAGCCGGTTTCGCGGGCCAGTCACTGGCCGGAGCAGGCAACGCCCTCAGGCGCAACATGCTGCTGCGCCGGGCCGTCGAGCGGCGCTTCGGGATGCCGCTGCACATGCCGCCGTGGGAAGCGGAGGCGGCCGTCGGTGCGGCGATCTTAGCTGCTCAGCTCAACCCCTGA
- a CDS encoding cytochrome P450, with translation MNSLSPTLRQAQSAPGPVGLIDGLRNLRAFQTDILGFLTRLAREHGDFTQFSFGPFRTYLVNHPGLIHQVLVEDAAQYYKTELTKTLLRPSLGDGLLISDGDLWKRQRKLIQPAFHAARIAAYADTMTAYTQQAIAEWQPGQTRDISHDMMALTLDIVIKTLFGEQLTPQEREDIGRAVDIGQQQVGQAFKTIFRAPDWLPTPARRKSEWATQTVNAVIARFIARYRQTGQDRGDLLSMMLASVDESGGMSDALARDEAFTLIVAGHETTANTLTWAWYLLSQHPQVEAALHAELDAALGGRAPSFDDLSRLPFTEAVVKETLRLYPAAYVTAREPQADVRIGDHRVPKGSTVLISPHVTQRDPRWFDAPEQFKPERWLGDLEKRLPKFAYFPFGGGPRICIGNAFALMEARLILATIAQRFRLTLSPGHRVTVDPLVTLRPKHGMHMVIQAR, from the coding sequence ATGAACTCGCTATCACCCACTTTGAGACAAGCACAAAGTGCGCCGGGCCCGGTGGGCCTGATCGACGGCCTGCGCAACTTGCGCGCCTTTCAAACGGACATCCTCGGCTTTCTGACGCGCCTCGCGCGCGAGCACGGCGACTTCACCCAGTTCAGCTTCGGCCCGTTTCGCACGTACTTGGTCAACCATCCCGGCCTCATTCATCAGGTCCTGGTGGAAGACGCAGCCCAGTATTACAAGACGGAGCTCACCAAGACCCTGCTGCGCCCCTCGCTGGGCGACGGGTTGTTGATCAGCGACGGCGATTTGTGGAAGCGCCAACGCAAGCTGATCCAGCCGGCCTTTCACGCCGCGCGCATCGCCGCCTACGCCGATACCATGACCGCCTACACGCAACAGGCGATCGCCGAATGGCAGCCCGGCCAGACGCGCGACATCAGCCACGACATGATGGCGCTCACGCTCGACATCGTGATCAAGACGTTGTTCGGCGAGCAGCTCACGCCGCAGGAACGCGAGGACATCGGGCGCGCCGTGGACATCGGACAGCAGCAGGTTGGCCAGGCGTTCAAGACGATCTTCCGCGCGCCGGACTGGCTGCCCACGCCGGCCCGACGCAAGAGCGAATGGGCGACGCAGACGGTCAACGCCGTCATTGCGCGTTTCATCGCCCGCTACCGGCAAACCGGCCAGGATCGCGGCGACCTGCTTTCGATGATGCTGGCATCGGTGGACGAATCGGGCGGCATGAGCGACGCACTGGCGCGCGACGAGGCGTTCACGCTGATCGTGGCCGGCCACGAGACCACGGCGAACACACTCACGTGGGCATGGTATCTGTTGTCGCAACATCCGCAGGTCGAAGCGGCGCTGCACGCCGAGCTGGATGCGGCGCTGGGCGGACGCGCGCCTTCCTTTGATGACTTGTCGCGCTTGCCGTTCACCGAGGCGGTGGTGAAAGAGACCTTACGCCTGTATCCGGCGGCCTATGTCACCGCGCGCGAACCGCAGGCAGACGTGCGCATCGGCGACCATCGGGTGCCGAAGGGCAGCACGGTGCTGATCTCACCCCACGTCACGCAGCGCGACCCGCGTTGGTTCGACGCGCCGGAGCAGTTCAAACCGGAGCGCTGGCTAGGCGACTTGGAGAAACGCCTGCCGAAGTTCGCCTACTTCCCCTTCGGCGGCGGGCCGCGCATTTGCATCGGCAACGCATTTGCGCTCATGGAAGCGCGGCTCATCCTGGCCACGATCGCGCAGCGCTTCCGGTTGACGCTGTCGCCGGGGCATCGCGTGACGGTAGATCCGCTGGTGACGCTACGCCCGAAGCACGGCATGCACATGGTCATACAGGCGCGCTGA